The Stygiolobus azoricus genome window below encodes:
- a CDS encoding YncE family protein gives MKLVKTLITVSSISTSSGPSYGVYYNGKIYIVAQSANQLQVISNNSVIKTITLPSYPPAVPFKVTECNGDFYIVYQKGPEINSNGDVIKVFRLPNTGKFPEICSADGYVIVTASDGNKVYFIKNGIVHNVTVMPSPQGLAYDVATNVIYGISLKDFKIVYNFTLNESGMDTMTFVPPDEIAVATYDQQVFFLNATTGKVIAITTLPVGDAGINGYSQIVYIPYDGLVAISLAHNNDQVALINGSIVALVTVGNAPNGIVYDPQNHQLYVMDYASNEVSYFSPPPPQTTYSTTKIQSPSLLPYMTIIVVAIVIVVVGSLLIRGRKI, from the coding sequence ATGAAGCTGGTTAAAACTCTTATAACGGTCTCGAGTATAAGCACCTCCTCAGGTCCCTCCTACGGTGTATACTATAATGGGAAAATATACATAGTAGCCCAAAGCGCAAACCAACTCCAAGTAATATCTAATAACTCCGTAATCAAGACTATCACTTTGCCCTCATACCCCCCAGCAGTCCCGTTCAAGGTAACCGAATGCAATGGCGACTTCTACATCGTCTACCAAAAGGGCCCTGAAATCAACAGTAACGGGGATGTCATAAAAGTTTTCAGACTACCCAATACGGGTAAGTTCCCCGAGATTTGTTCCGCTGACGGGTACGTAATAGTCACCGCCTCAGACGGTAACAAGGTCTACTTCATCAAAAACGGAATAGTACACAACGTGACAGTAATGCCCTCACCTCAGGGCCTCGCTTACGACGTGGCTACAAACGTGATTTACGGGATATCCTTAAAAGACTTTAAGATCGTTTACAACTTCACTCTCAACGAGAGTGGAATGGACACAATGACTTTCGTACCCCCAGACGAGATAGCTGTAGCCACTTACGACCAGCAAGTGTTCTTCCTCAATGCCACTACAGGTAAAGTAATAGCCATCACAACGCTACCGGTAGGTGATGCAGGGATCAACGGTTACTCCCAGATTGTCTATATACCATATGACGGCTTAGTGGCTATATCCCTAGCACATAACAACGACCAAGTGGCCTTGATAAACGGAAGTATAGTAGCCTTGGTCACCGTGGGTAACGCACCTAACGGCATAGTTTACGATCCCCAAAACCACCAGCTCTACGTCATGGACTACGCCTCTAACGAGGTGTCTTATTTCTCACCTCCCCCACCACAGACTACCTACAGTACCACCAAAATACAATCACCTTCCCTCTTACCCTACATGACAATCATAGTAGTCGCCATAGTCATCGTGGTGGTAGGTTCATTACTTATCAGGGGGAGGAAGATATGA
- a CDS encoding MFS transporter, whose translation MDDVYRLILSTSMSGIIWGANTVVVSLYLLSLHYSPLFIGVLFTLSILVSSVEGFIFSILGDLYGRKKFALLSRGLSAVFIFLFYLKFVYAYIFMVGWGSGSLISAIIADKAKNLERVYSYQTSLNILFSVLGSSLPLFLSYSQIFLLEFVVSLISFSLLFTVREDYKGKIKLINLINVIKLSSLPTISKFLPEALIGFGAGLILPLMSLWFRLRFYVTASDISPVFMSSQLTLALAVIYSSKLSEKLGMVKTIVYTHVVATLLLFVLPFSPTFFVASVIYVLRNALMNMASPVLVMSLIPRDERSRASSLIQLIDSLPRAFAPSLGGYLFNKGNLVLPFLITGALYFTSTIVFYSLFRNVKR comes from the coding sequence ATGGATGATGTTTATAGGCTTATTCTTTCTACCTCGATGAGCGGTATAATTTGGGGGGCTAACACAGTAGTAGTATCGTTATACTTACTCTCCCTTCACTACTCTCCCTTGTTTATCGGAGTCCTGTTTACTTTATCCATCTTAGTCTCGTCTGTAGAGGGCTTTATATTCTCGATATTAGGGGACTTGTACGGGAGAAAGAAATTCGCTTTGCTAAGTAGGGGTCTATCGGCTGTATTCATTTTCCTCTTTTACCTGAAGTTCGTTTACGCATACATCTTTATGGTAGGGTGGGGTAGTGGGTCGTTGATCAGTGCGATTATAGCTGATAAGGCTAAAAACCTTGAAAGAGTTTATAGCTATCAGACGTCTTTAAACATCCTTTTCAGTGTTCTCGGCTCTTCACTCCCTTTGTTCTTAAGTTATAGTCAGATATTCCTCTTAGAGTTTGTGGTTTCCTTAATTTCCTTTTCGCTTTTGTTCACGGTAAGGGAGGATTATAAGGGGAAAATTAAGTTAATTAACTTAATTAACGTAATTAAGTTATCCTCACTTCCCACAATAAGTAAGTTTTTACCGGAAGCTTTGATCGGATTTGGTGCGGGGCTGATCCTGCCCCTTATGTCCTTATGGTTCAGGCTTAGGTTTTACGTAACGGCGTCAGATATTTCACCGGTTTTCATGAGTTCTCAGCTGACGTTAGCCCTTGCGGTAATTTATTCCTCAAAGCTATCTGAGAAATTGGGGATGGTTAAGACAATAGTTTACACTCACGTTGTTGCAACGCTACTACTCTTCGTCCTCCCCTTCTCACCAACGTTTTTTGTAGCTTCAGTAATATACGTCCTGAGAAATGCTCTGATGAATATGGCTTCACCAGTCTTAGTGATGAGTCTTATACCTAGGGACGAGAGGAGTAGGGCGAGTAGTCTTATCCAGTTAATTGATTCTCTACCGAGGGCTTTTGCACCTTCCTTAGGAGGTTATTTATTTAATAAGGGGAATTTGGTTTTGCCCTTTTTGATAACCGGGGCTTTATATTTCACCTCAACAATCGTATTTTACAGCCTTTTCAGGAACGTAAAGAGGTGA